The following are encoded together in the Drosophila biarmipes strain raj3 chromosome 3L, RU_DBia_V1.1, whole genome shotgun sequence genome:
- the LOC108034585 gene encoding uncharacterized protein LOC108034585 gives MHRMLLYTLVIVALAWVQACQIHHNLTFPAANQVSRCSGRHLTFRNQSLRRDPPTLTTGNSMSSWPELCFYGKPFTLGH, from the exons ATGCATAGAATG TTGCTCTACACCTTGGTAATCGTTGCCCTTGCTTGGGTTCAGGCCTGCCAAATCCATCATAATCTGACATTTCCTGCTGCGAACCAAGTTTCTCGCTGTTCTGGCCGCCACCTCACTTTTCGTAATCAGAGTTTGAGGAGGGATCCGCCCACATTAACCACCGGCAATTCGATGTCTTCTTGGCCTGAACTTTGCTTTTACGGCAAACCTTTTACGCTGGGGCACTAG
- the LOC108034416 gene encoding A-kinase anchor protein 14, with protein MFNFIAVIALLVATASAGLIETHHVVHEPVLAKVGSVVHSAPSAVSHQSITQVHSKAVVQPVVAPIVKTTTYTQPAVAVHAAPVVHSVPVVHAAPVVHSVPVVHSAPVVHSVVHSAPLIKSVVHSAPLAYTLHH; from the exons ATGTTCAATTTC ATCGCCGTCATCGCCCTCCTGGTTGCCACCGCCAGCGCAGGTCTGATCGAGACCCACCATGTGGTCCATGAGCCCGTCCTGGCCAAGGTTGGCTCCGTGGTGCACTCGGCTCCCTCGGCGGTGTCCCACCAGAGCATCACCCAGGTGCACAGCAAGGCGGTGGTGCAGCCCGTGGTTGCCCCCATCGTGAAGACCACCACCTACACCCAGCCCGCCGTGGCCGTCCATGCTGCTCCAGTGGTCCACTCCGTGCCCGTTGTCCATGCCGCTCCAGTCGTCCACTCCGTGCCGGTGGTGCACTCCGCTCCCGTGGTGCACTCCGTGGTCCACTCCGCTCCCCTCATCAAGTCGGTGGTGCACTCCGCTCCTCTGGCCTACACCCTGCACCATTAA
- the LOC108034584 gene encoding cuticle protein LPCP-23, with protein MFKFVAFFACLAVAAAAPGLIAETHSIVQPAILAKTAYVDTSASSAITHQSNVNLVRKVPVVYSAPVVHAAPVVHAAPLVKTVIPAAPLVKTVIPAAPLVHTVVPAAPLVKTVIPAAPVVHSVQPLVHAVHSAPVVYSAYHK; from the exons atgttcaaattc GTCGCCTTCTTCGCTTGCCTGGCCGTGGCCGCCGCTGCTCCCGGTCTGATTGCCGAGACCCACTCGATAGTCCAGCCCGCCATTCTGGCCAAGACCGCCTACGTGGACACCAGCGCCTCCTCGGCCATCACCCACCAGAGCAACGTGAACCTGGTGCGCAAGGTGCCGGTGGTCTACTCCGCCCCAGTGGTCCATGCCGCCCCAGTGGTCCATGCCGCTCCCCTGGTCAAGACTGTGATCCCAGCTGCTCCCCTGGTCAAGACCGTCATCCCAGCTGCTCCCCTGGTCCACACTGTTGTGCCCGCCGCTCCTCTGGTCAAGACTGTGATCCCAGCTGCCCCTGTGGTCCACTCCGTCCAGCCTCTGGTCCACGCTGTCCACAGCGCCCCCGTGGTTTACTCCGCCTACCACAAGTAA
- the LOC108034662 gene encoding A-kinase anchor protein 14, whose amino-acid sequence MFKFVAVIALLVATASAGLIETHHVVHEPVLAKVGSVVHSAPSAVSHQSITQVHSKAVVQPVVAPVVKTTTYTQPAVAVHAAPVVHSVPVVHAAPVVHSVPVVHSAPVVHSVVHSAPLIKSVVHSAPLAYTLHH is encoded by the exons ATGTTCAAATTC GTTGCTGTCATCGCCCTCCTGGTTGCCACCGCCAGCGCAGGTCTGATCGAGACCCACCATGTGGTGCACGAACCCGTCCTGGCCAAGGTTGGCTCTGTGGTGCACTCGGCTCCCTCGGCGGTGTCCCACCAGAGCATCACCCAGGTGCACAGCAAGGCGGTGGTGCAGCCCGTGGTTGCCCCCGTCGTGAAGACCACCACCTACACCCAGCCCGCCGTGGCTGTCCATGCTGCTCCAGTGGTCCACTCCGTGCCCGTTGTCCATGCCGCTCCAGTCGTCCACTCCGTGCCGGTGGTGCACTCCGCTCCCGTGGTGCACTCTGTGGTCCACTCCGCTCCCCTTATCAAGTCGGTGGTGCACTCCGCTCCTCTGGCCTACACCCTGCACCATTAA
- the LOC108035025 gene encoding neuropeptide-like 3 → MFKLCVFVALLSLAAAAPAPAPVPAPAPAPGLIAPGLVAPGIWGPQIVGSPLLAPQVVSVVPGAISHAAITQVHPSPLLVKSVHGLGPVVIG, encoded by the exons atgttcAAGCTG TGCGTCTTCGTTGCTCTCCTTAgcctggctgctgctgccccagCTCCTGCCCCTGTCccagctcctgctcccgctccTGGACTGATTGCCCCTGGCCTGGTGGCTCCTGGAATCTGGGGACCCCAGATCGTTGGATCCCCTCTGCTGGCTCCCCAGGTGGTGAGCGTGGTGCCCGGCGCCATTTCCCATGCCGCCATCACCCAGGTGCATCCTTCTCCCCTGCTGGTCAAGAGCGTCCACGGCCTGGGACCCGTTGTGATCGGTTAA